One Epinephelus lanceolatus isolate andai-2023 chromosome 10, ASM4190304v1, whole genome shotgun sequence genomic region harbors:
- the arhgef2b gene encoding rho guanine nucleotide exchange factor 2 isoform X1 — translation MSRLLESRRQDRMKEINLKNKEKARLKEREKEAREREARSSNGHLFTSLTVSSTTLCSSCNRSITAKEALSCPACNVTIHNRCRDSLASCAKMKQKQQKLALARNNSALQNVAMRTKTPMMKERPSSAIYPSDSLRQSLLGSRRVRSGLSLAKSVSTNNLAGVTEDSIGLRRILSQSTESLNFRSRTLSMESLTDDGEWWWSSLLEELQVEGSCVQADSWSLVVEPNFLQTLHKDLIKKQDVIYELIQTEFHHVRTLRIMEGVFRRGMQEEVMLEAGVVHTIFPCLDQLLEWHSSFLSELLNRRKEGLMEGSSTNFTVRNIGDLLLRQFSGQCADDMKKIYAEFCSRHPKAVKLYKEVLTRDRRLQQFIRRACRGPLLRRHGVQECILLVTQRLTKYPVLIQRILDYTKGNEEEAQALSKALQLLKELISSVDQEVLELDRTRRLQEIQARLDPRAQAEVQGGGVFRGGELQRRRLLHEGMLHWKVQGSRMKDVQVLLMSDILVFLQEKDQKFTFASLDKSPVVSLNNLIVRDIANQERGMYLISATTPPEMYELHASSKDNRRTWMSRIQQAAVSCPSRDEFPLIETEDKALLRRLRADIQQKDREILELLQERVTLFSDLVEATGRGGGEEEEEEEGSEKLNTSSSTTTSSTRNLFRADTPHAPQAEPLLSASITEVDKLTELLLNSSITKSTVTNGNQELSNGDSGSFELNSGSSKDKNGNQLQERTLKQEVCQRLVSLSTQLHALQAAVIRQDSILELFIKTGPAPNPTPGPRLSRSMSRDTGLDASGEAVLLRRQVELLQEEVTRLRLKGEDPAREGAKLGTNGEISDVIKGEKQGSRRRGSRELESRPLAPLASQDPVDQLDGVQEGNEEEEEEVMRISPRSDSPRDLQDIPEESECGADPS, via the exons ATGTCCCGGCTGCTGGAGAGCAGGAGACAGGACAGGATGAAGGAAATCAATCTGAAG aATAAGGAGAAGGCGCGCCTGAAGGAGCGGGAGAAGGAGGCGCGAGAGAGGGAGGCCAGGTCCAGCAACGGTCACCTGTTCACCTCCCTGACGGTGTCCTCCACCACCCTGTGCTCCTCCTGCAACAGGAGCATCACGGCCAAGGAGGCGCTCAGCTGCCCAG cctGCAATGTCACCATCCATAACCGCTGCAGAGACAGTCTGGCCAGCTGTGCCAAGATGAAACAAAAG CAACAGAAGCTGGCGTTGGCGAGAAACAATTCAGCTCTGCAGAATGTCGCCATGCGAACAAAAA cTCCAATGATGAAGGAGCGTCCGAGCTCGGCCATCTATCCCTCAGACAGCCTTCGTCAGTCGCTGCTCGGGTCCAGAAGGGTCCGCTCCGGCCTCTCACTTGCCAAGAGTGTCTCCACCAATAACCTTGCAGG TGTGACTGAGGACTCTATAGGTCTCAGGAGGATTCTGTCTCAGTCCACTGAGTCATTGAACTTCAGGAGCAGGACCTTGTCCATGGAGTCTCTGACTGATGACG GTGAGTGGTGGTGGAGCTCCCTGCTGGAAGAGCTGCAGGTGGAGGGCAGCTGTGTTCAGGCCGACAGCTGGAGTCTCGTTGTGGAACCAAACTTCTTGCAGACGCTTCATAAAGACCTCATAAAGAAACAAGACGTTATCTACG AGTTGATCCAGACAGAGTTCCACCACGTGCGGACGTTGCGGATCATGGAGGGGGTGTTCCGGCGGGGGATGCAGGAGGAGGTGATGCTGGAGGCGGGCGTGGTTCACACCATCTTCCCCTGCCTGGACCAACTGCTGGAGTGGCACTCAAGCTTCCTGTCAGAGCTGCTCAACAGGAGGAAGGAGGGTCTGATGGAGGGTAGCTCAACCAACTTCACCGTCCGCAACATCGGTGACCTGCTGCTCAGACAG ttttcaGGTCAGTGTGCAGACGACATGAAGAAAATTTACGCTGAGTTCTGCAGTCGACACCCGAAAGCTGTGAAACTCTACAAAGAAGTTTTAACTCGAGACCGAAGACTGCAGCAGTTTATCAGG CGTGCCTGTCGTGGTCCTCTGCTGCGTCGCCATGGCGTCCAGGAGTGCATCCTGCTGGTGACACAGCGACTCACCAAGTACCCCGTCCTCATCCAACGAATCCTCGACTACACCAAAG GCAATGAAGAGGAAGCGCAGGCATTGAGCAAGGCACTGCAGCTCCTGAAGGAGCTCATTAGCTCGGTGGACCAGGAGGTGCTGGAGCTGGACCGGACCAGGAGGCTGCAGGAGATCCAGGCACGTCTGGACCCCCGGGCTCAGGCGGAGGTCCAGGGAGGAGGAGTGTTCAGAGGAGGAgagctgcagaggaggaggCTCCTCCACGAGGGGATGCTCCACTGGAAGGTCCAGGGCTCCAGGATGAAAG ATGTTCAGGTCCTGCTGATGTCAGACATCTTGGTTTTCCTTCAGGAGAAAGATCAGAAGTTCACTTTCGCCTCACTG gaCAAGTCTCCAGTGGTCTCTCTGAATAACCTGATCGTCAGAGACATAGCCAACCAGGAGCGAGGGATGTACCTGATCAGTGCCACCACTCCTCCAGAGATGTACGAGCTGCACGCTTCATCCAAAGACAACCGCAGGACCTGGATGAGCCGCATCCAGCAGGCTGCTGTCAG CTGTCCGTCCAGAGACGAGTTCCCTCTCATCGAGACTGAAGACAAAGCTTTACTGCGCAGACTGAGAG CCGACATTCAACAGAAGGACAGGGAGattctggagctgctgcaggagcGAGTCACTCTGTTTTCTGACCTGGTGGAGGCAactggaagaggaggaggagaagaagaagaagaagaggaaggaagtGAGAAGCTCAACACTTCCTCATcaaccaccacctcctccaccaggAACCTGTTCAGAGCCGACACTCCTCACGCTCCTCAGGCTGAGCCGCTCCTCAGCGCCTCCATCACTGAAG TGGACAAACTGACCGAACTGCTGCTCAACTCCAGCATCACCAAATCCACCGTAACCAACGGCAACCAGGAGCTCAGCA atgGTGACTCAGGTTCTTTTGAGCTGAACAGCGGCTCCTCGAAG GACAAAAACGGTAACCAGCTGCAAGAACGAACCCTAAAACAG GAAGTCTGTCAGCGACTGGTCAGTCTGAGCACACAGCTTCACGCCCTGCAG GCTGCTGTGATTCGTCAGGATTCTATCCTGGAGCTGTTCATCAAAACAGGCCCCGCCCCCAACCCCACTCCAGGACCCCGCCTCAGTCGGTCAATGTCGCGGGATACAGGACTGGATGCCAGCGGGGAGGCGGTGCTGCTTCGACGGCAGGTGGAGCTGCTGCAAGAGGAAGTGACACGGCTACGTCTGAAGGGGGAGGACCCAGCGAGAGAGGGGGCAAAGCTAGGCACCAACGGAGAGatcagtgatgtcatcaagggAGAAAAG CAGGGGAGCAGGAGGCGTGGCAGCAGGGAATTGGAGTCCCGCCCCCTTGCACCATTGGCCAGCCAGGATCCAGTTGACCAATTAGACGGTGTCCAGGAGGGAaacgaggaggaagaggaggaagtgatgCGAATCTCTCCTCGCTCTGACAGCCCCAGAG aCCTGCAGGACATCccagaggagagcgagtgtggAGCTGATCCCAGTTAA
- the arhgef2b gene encoding rho guanine nucleotide exchange factor 2 isoform X2 — MSRLLESRRQDRMKEINLKNKEKARLKEREKEAREREARSSNGHLFTSLTVSSTTLCSSCNRSITAKEALSCPACNVTIHNRCRDSLASCAKMKQKQQKLALARNNSALQNVAMRTKTPMMKERPSSAIYPSDSLRQSLLGSRRVRSGLSLAKSVSTNNLAGVTEDSIGLRRILSQSTESLNFRSRTLSMESLTDDGEWWWSSLLEELQVEGSCVQADSWSLVVEPNFLQTLHKDLIKKQDVIYELIQTEFHHVRTLRIMEGVFRRGMQEEVMLEAGVVHTIFPCLDQLLEWHSSFLSELLNRRKEGLMEGSSTNFTVRNIGDLLLRQFSGQCADDMKKIYAEFCSRHPKAVKLYKEVLTRDRRLQQFIRRACRGPLLRRHGVQECILLVTQRLTKYPVLIQRILDYTKGNEEEAQALSKALQLLKELISSVDQEVLELDRTRRLQEIQARLDPRAQAEVQGGGVFRGGELQRRRLLHEGMLHWKVQGSRMKDVQVLLMSDILVFLQEKDQKFTFASLDKSPVVSLNNLIVRDIANQERGMYLISATTPPEMYELHASSKDNRRTWMSRIQQAAVSCPSRDEFPLIETEDKALLRRLRADIQQKDREILELLQERVTLFSDLVEATGRGGGEEEEEEEGSEKLNTSSSTTTSSTRNLFRADTPHAPQAEPLLSASITEVDKLTELLLNSSITKSTVTNGNQELSNGDSGSFELNSGSSKDKNGNQLQERTLKQEVCQRLVSLSTQLHALQAAVIRQDSILELFIKTGPAPNPTPGPRLSRSMSRDTGLDASGEAVLLRRQVELLQEEVTRLRLKGEDPAREGAKLGTNGEISDVIKGEKGSRRRGSRELESRPLAPLASQDPVDQLDGVQEGNEEEEEEVMRISPRSDSPRDLQDIPEESECGADPS; from the exons ATGTCCCGGCTGCTGGAGAGCAGGAGACAGGACAGGATGAAGGAAATCAATCTGAAG aATAAGGAGAAGGCGCGCCTGAAGGAGCGGGAGAAGGAGGCGCGAGAGAGGGAGGCCAGGTCCAGCAACGGTCACCTGTTCACCTCCCTGACGGTGTCCTCCACCACCCTGTGCTCCTCCTGCAACAGGAGCATCACGGCCAAGGAGGCGCTCAGCTGCCCAG cctGCAATGTCACCATCCATAACCGCTGCAGAGACAGTCTGGCCAGCTGTGCCAAGATGAAACAAAAG CAACAGAAGCTGGCGTTGGCGAGAAACAATTCAGCTCTGCAGAATGTCGCCATGCGAACAAAAA cTCCAATGATGAAGGAGCGTCCGAGCTCGGCCATCTATCCCTCAGACAGCCTTCGTCAGTCGCTGCTCGGGTCCAGAAGGGTCCGCTCCGGCCTCTCACTTGCCAAGAGTGTCTCCACCAATAACCTTGCAGG TGTGACTGAGGACTCTATAGGTCTCAGGAGGATTCTGTCTCAGTCCACTGAGTCATTGAACTTCAGGAGCAGGACCTTGTCCATGGAGTCTCTGACTGATGACG GTGAGTGGTGGTGGAGCTCCCTGCTGGAAGAGCTGCAGGTGGAGGGCAGCTGTGTTCAGGCCGACAGCTGGAGTCTCGTTGTGGAACCAAACTTCTTGCAGACGCTTCATAAAGACCTCATAAAGAAACAAGACGTTATCTACG AGTTGATCCAGACAGAGTTCCACCACGTGCGGACGTTGCGGATCATGGAGGGGGTGTTCCGGCGGGGGATGCAGGAGGAGGTGATGCTGGAGGCGGGCGTGGTTCACACCATCTTCCCCTGCCTGGACCAACTGCTGGAGTGGCACTCAAGCTTCCTGTCAGAGCTGCTCAACAGGAGGAAGGAGGGTCTGATGGAGGGTAGCTCAACCAACTTCACCGTCCGCAACATCGGTGACCTGCTGCTCAGACAG ttttcaGGTCAGTGTGCAGACGACATGAAGAAAATTTACGCTGAGTTCTGCAGTCGACACCCGAAAGCTGTGAAACTCTACAAAGAAGTTTTAACTCGAGACCGAAGACTGCAGCAGTTTATCAGG CGTGCCTGTCGTGGTCCTCTGCTGCGTCGCCATGGCGTCCAGGAGTGCATCCTGCTGGTGACACAGCGACTCACCAAGTACCCCGTCCTCATCCAACGAATCCTCGACTACACCAAAG GCAATGAAGAGGAAGCGCAGGCATTGAGCAAGGCACTGCAGCTCCTGAAGGAGCTCATTAGCTCGGTGGACCAGGAGGTGCTGGAGCTGGACCGGACCAGGAGGCTGCAGGAGATCCAGGCACGTCTGGACCCCCGGGCTCAGGCGGAGGTCCAGGGAGGAGGAGTGTTCAGAGGAGGAgagctgcagaggaggaggCTCCTCCACGAGGGGATGCTCCACTGGAAGGTCCAGGGCTCCAGGATGAAAG ATGTTCAGGTCCTGCTGATGTCAGACATCTTGGTTTTCCTTCAGGAGAAAGATCAGAAGTTCACTTTCGCCTCACTG gaCAAGTCTCCAGTGGTCTCTCTGAATAACCTGATCGTCAGAGACATAGCCAACCAGGAGCGAGGGATGTACCTGATCAGTGCCACCACTCCTCCAGAGATGTACGAGCTGCACGCTTCATCCAAAGACAACCGCAGGACCTGGATGAGCCGCATCCAGCAGGCTGCTGTCAG CTGTCCGTCCAGAGACGAGTTCCCTCTCATCGAGACTGAAGACAAAGCTTTACTGCGCAGACTGAGAG CCGACATTCAACAGAAGGACAGGGAGattctggagctgctgcaggagcGAGTCACTCTGTTTTCTGACCTGGTGGAGGCAactggaagaggaggaggagaagaagaagaagaagaggaaggaagtGAGAAGCTCAACACTTCCTCATcaaccaccacctcctccaccaggAACCTGTTCAGAGCCGACACTCCTCACGCTCCTCAGGCTGAGCCGCTCCTCAGCGCCTCCATCACTGAAG TGGACAAACTGACCGAACTGCTGCTCAACTCCAGCATCACCAAATCCACCGTAACCAACGGCAACCAGGAGCTCAGCA atgGTGACTCAGGTTCTTTTGAGCTGAACAGCGGCTCCTCGAAG GACAAAAACGGTAACCAGCTGCAAGAACGAACCCTAAAACAG GAAGTCTGTCAGCGACTGGTCAGTCTGAGCACACAGCTTCACGCCCTGCAG GCTGCTGTGATTCGTCAGGATTCTATCCTGGAGCTGTTCATCAAAACAGGCCCCGCCCCCAACCCCACTCCAGGACCCCGCCTCAGTCGGTCAATGTCGCGGGATACAGGACTGGATGCCAGCGGGGAGGCGGTGCTGCTTCGACGGCAGGTGGAGCTGCTGCAAGAGGAAGTGACACGGCTACGTCTGAAGGGGGAGGACCCAGCGAGAGAGGGGGCAAAGCTAGGCACCAACGGAGAGatcagtgatgtcatcaagggAGAAAAG GGGAGCAGGAGGCGTGGCAGCAGGGAATTGGAGTCCCGCCCCCTTGCACCATTGGCCAGCCAGGATCCAGTTGACCAATTAGACGGTGTCCAGGAGGGAaacgaggaggaagaggaggaagtgatgCGAATCTCTCCTCGCTCTGACAGCCCCAGAG aCCTGCAGGACATCccagaggagagcgagtgtggAGCTGATCCCAGTTAA
- the LOC117265784 gene encoding uncharacterized protein LOC117265784 isoform X2, which translates to MTSGGLNSIDAVKKKIKVLQEQAEEAEDRAERLQKEVEKEKKGREEAEAEVTSLSRRLQVVEDNLDQVQERLTKTLFKLDEVEKVADESERGMKVKENRALKDEEKIEQLESQLREAKEIAEEADRKYEEIARKLVMVEGDLDRAEDRAEQGESKVRRLEEQLRVHDQSLKSLQASEDQYSQKEDKYEEEIKNLTRKLTEAESRADTAERSVAKLEKTIDCLEEALTSAKNANMELQATLTQTMDELNSC; encoded by the exons atgacgaGCGGGGGATTGAACAGCATCGATGCGGTGAAGAAGAAGATCAAAGTGCTGCAGGAGCAGGCGGAGGAGGCAGAGGATCGAGCTGAAAGACTGCAgaaggaggtggagaaggagaagaagggcagagaggag GCGGAAGCGGAGGTGACGTCCCTCAGTCGGCGTCTGCAGGTTGTTGAAGATAACCTGGATCAAGTTCAGGAGAGACTGACCAAAACCCTGTTTAAACTGGATGAGGTGGAAAAGGTTGCAGATGAGAGCGAGAG AGGTATGAAGGTGAAAGAGAACAGAGCTCTGAAGGATGAAGAGAAGATAGAGCAGCTGGAGAGTCAACTGAGAGAAGCCAAAGAGATTGCTGAGGAGGCCGACCGCAAATATGAAGAG ATCGCTCGGAAACTGGTGATGGTGGAAGGAGACCTGGACCGAGCTGAAGACAGAGCCGAGCAGGGAGAAAG TAAGGTTCGGAGGTTGGAGGAGCAGTTGAGGGTTCACGACCAATCATTGAAGAGTCTGCAGGCATCTGAGGACCAG TACTCTCAGAAGGAAGACAAGTACGAAGAGGAGATCAAGAACCTGACCAGGAAACTCACGGAG GCTGAGTCCAGAGCTGACACTGCGGAGCGTTCAGTTGCCAAACTGGAGAAAACCATCGATTGTCTGGAAG AGGCTTTGACTTCGGCCAAAAATGCCAACATGGAGCTCCAGGCGACTCTGACTCAGACCATGGACGAGCTCAACTCCTGCTGA
- the LOC117265784 gene encoding uncharacterized protein LOC117265784 isoform X1, protein MTSGGLNSIDAVKKKIKVLQEQAEEAEDRAERLQKEVEKEKKGREEAEAEVTSLSRRLQVVEDNLDQVQERLTKTLFKLDEVEKVADESERGMKVKENRALKDEEKIEQLESQLREAKEIAEEADRKYEEIARKLVMVEGDLDRAEDRAEQGESKSRMLEEEMKTLCTSSKSLAAQAEKYSQKEDKYEEEIKNLTRKLTEAESRADTAERSVAKLEKTIDCLEEALTSAKNANMELQATLTQTMDELNSC, encoded by the exons atgacgaGCGGGGGATTGAACAGCATCGATGCGGTGAAGAAGAAGATCAAAGTGCTGCAGGAGCAGGCGGAGGAGGCAGAGGATCGAGCTGAAAGACTGCAgaaggaggtggagaaggagaagaagggcagagaggag GCGGAAGCGGAGGTGACGTCCCTCAGTCGGCGTCTGCAGGTTGTTGAAGATAACCTGGATCAAGTTCAGGAGAGACTGACCAAAACCCTGTTTAAACTGGATGAGGTGGAAAAGGTTGCAGATGAGAGCGAGAG AGGTATGAAGGTGAAAGAGAACAGAGCTCTGAAGGATGAAGAGAAGATAGAGCAGCTGGAGAGTCAACTGAGAGAAGCCAAAGAGATTGCTGAGGAGGCCGACCGCAAATATGAAGAG ATCGCTCGGAAACTGGTGATGGTGGAAGGAGACCTGGACCGAGCTGAAGACAGAGCCGAGCAGGGAGAAAG CAAGAGTCGAATgttggaggaggagatgaaaacTCTCTGCACTAGTTCAAAGTCTCTGGCGGCCCAGGCTGAGAAG TACTCTCAGAAGGAAGACAAGTACGAAGAGGAGATCAAGAACCTGACCAGGAAACTCACGGAG GCTGAGTCCAGAGCTGACACTGCGGAGCGTTCAGTTGCCAAACTGGAGAAAACCATCGATTGTCTGGAAG AGGCTTTGACTTCGGCCAAAAATGCCAACATGGAGCTCCAGGCGACTCTGACTCAGACCATGGACGAGCTCAACTCCTGCTGA